In one window of Kitasatospora sp. MMS16-BH015 DNA:
- a CDS encoding phosphotransferase family protein yields the protein MNRTVTAVVTHEGDVLGEFGPFPVETRRWQDVGPVSRAVEAELGVPVLVLRLVSVEGGAGGQDGHVTYQVEAVRRPAAALAPTARELGDPLHRADWATAEGLRDSLGWAERELAAAGRPLTGPAEQIKTWNLSGIFRLPTAAGPAWLKHTPPFGACEAGVIELFGAVDPGLVPGLLGADSELRRVLLDHVPGEDCWGLPENTMLPVIERWVTAQAALAATAEQAAQRAGLPVRTPERLAEQASALLERELGLTPEELAAARQLVDGLPALAEELTDCGLPTTVLHGDFHPGNWRSDGHGTVVVDFSDACIGHPAFDGLRPAPFLSPERWAEVRDLWCAAWRKAAPGSDPERALALARPLMRIGYAVRYQEFLDNIEASERIYHEGDPAAELRGALRC from the coding sequence ATGAACCGTACGGTGACCGCAGTGGTGACGCACGAGGGCGATGTCCTCGGCGAGTTCGGGCCCTTCCCGGTGGAGACCCGGCGCTGGCAGGACGTCGGCCCGGTGAGCCGGGCCGTCGAGGCGGAGCTCGGGGTGCCGGTGCTCGTGCTGCGCCTGGTCTCGGTCGAGGGCGGCGCGGGCGGGCAGGACGGCCACGTCACCTACCAGGTCGAGGCGGTCCGCCGGCCCGCCGCCGCCCTGGCGCCCACCGCCCGCGAGCTGGGCGACCCGCTGCACCGGGCCGACTGGGCCACCGCCGAGGGCCTGCGCGACTCGCTCGGCTGGGCCGAGCGGGAGCTGGCGGCGGCCGGCCGGCCGTTGACCGGCCCGGCGGAGCAGATCAAGACCTGGAACCTCTCCGGCATCTTCCGCCTGCCGACCGCCGCCGGGCCCGCCTGGCTCAAGCACACCCCGCCGTTCGGCGCCTGCGAGGCCGGGGTGATCGAGCTGTTCGGCGCGGTGGACCCGGGCCTGGTGCCCGGCCTGCTCGGCGCCGACTCCGAGCTCCGCCGGGTGCTGCTCGACCACGTGCCCGGCGAGGACTGCTGGGGCCTGCCGGAGAACACCATGCTGCCGGTGATCGAGCGCTGGGTGACCGCCCAGGCCGCGCTCGCCGCCACCGCCGAGCAGGCCGCGCAGCGGGCCGGGCTGCCGGTGCGCACCCCGGAGCGGCTGGCCGAGCAGGCCAGCGCCCTGCTTGAGCGCGAACTCGGCCTCACCCCGGAGGAGTTGGCCGCCGCCCGACAGCTGGTCGACGGACTCCCGGCGCTGGCGGAGGAGTTGACCGACTGCGGCCTGCCCACCACCGTGCTGCACGGCGACTTCCACCCCGGCAACTGGCGCTCCGACGGCCACGGCACCGTGGTGGTCGACTTCTCCGACGCCTGCATCGGCCACCCGGCCTTCGACGGCCTGCGCCCGGCCCCCTTCCTCTCCCCCGAGCGCTGGGCCGAGGTCCGCGACCTCTGGTGCGCCGCCTGGCGCAAGGCCGCCCCGGGCAGCGACCCCGAGCGTGCCCTCGCCCTGGCCCGCCCCCTGATGCGGATCGGCTACGCCGTCCGCTACCAGGAGTTCCTCGACAACATCGAGGCCAGCGAGCGGATATACCACGAGGGCGACCCGGCCGCCGAGCTCCGCGGCGCCCTGCGCTGCTGA
- a CDS encoding nitric oxide synthase oxygenase, which produces MVEPEAGSLVGQAVAFVRQYHREQPAAGDEAVRVRQVLAEIERTGSYRHTPQELAFGARVAWRNAARCIGRLYWRSLVVRDLRHLDGPEEIARECFEHLRLAGNGGRIRPVVSVFAPDGPDGPGPRIENPQLIRYAGHRQPDGGRIGDPATAELTDLARDLGWKGGQEPFEVLPLLVTGRGELRPRWYELPEDTTLEVELRHPEHAWFAELGLRWYAVPAISDMVLEIGGVRYPAAPFNGWYMGTEIGARNLADADRYDQLPVIAEHLGLDTSSERTLWRDRALIELNLAVLHSFQEAGVTMADHHTESDRFLRHIAQEARLGRPTPADWSWIVPPVSGGLTPVYHRYYDPVDPELRPAFLPRTG; this is translated from the coding sequence GTGGTCGAACCCGAAGCGGGTTCGCTGGTCGGGCAAGCCGTGGCCTTCGTGCGGCAGTACCACCGGGAGCAGCCGGCCGCCGGGGACGAGGCGGTGCGGGTGCGCCAGGTGCTCGCGGAGATCGAACGGACCGGCAGCTACCGGCACACCCCTCAGGAGCTGGCCTTCGGCGCCCGGGTGGCCTGGCGCAACGCCGCCCGCTGCATCGGGCGGCTCTACTGGCGCAGCCTGGTGGTCCGCGACCTGCGGCACCTGGACGGGCCGGAGGAGATCGCCCGGGAGTGCTTCGAGCACCTGCGCCTGGCCGGCAACGGGGGCCGGATCCGCCCGGTGGTCTCCGTCTTCGCCCCGGACGGCCCGGACGGGCCCGGCCCCCGGATCGAGAACCCGCAGCTGATCCGCTACGCGGGCCACCGGCAGCCGGACGGTGGCCGGATCGGCGACCCGGCCACCGCCGAACTGACCGACCTGGCCCGCGATTTGGGCTGGAAGGGCGGCCAGGAGCCGTTCGAGGTGCTGCCGTTGCTGGTCACCGGCCGGGGCGAACTCCGCCCCCGCTGGTACGAGTTGCCCGAGGACACCACCCTCGAGGTGGAGCTGCGCCACCCCGAGCACGCCTGGTTCGCCGAGCTGGGCCTGCGCTGGTACGCGGTGCCCGCGATCAGCGACATGGTGCTGGAGATCGGCGGGGTGCGGTACCCGGCGGCCCCGTTCAACGGCTGGTACATGGGCACCGAGATCGGCGCCCGCAATCTGGCCGACGCCGACCGCTACGACCAACTGCCGGTCATCGCCGAGCACTTGGGGCTGGACACCAGCAGCGAGCGCACCCTCTGGCGGGACCGGGCGCTGATCGAGCTCAATCTGGCCGTGCTGCACTCCTTCCAGGAGGCGGGCGTCACGATGGCCGACCACCACACCGAATCCGACCGCTTCCTGCGCCACATCGCCCAGGAGGCCCGGCTCGGCCGGCCCACCCCGGCCGACTGGAGCTGGATCGTGCCCCCGGTCTCCGGCGGCCTGACCCCGGTCTACCACCGCTACTACGACCCGGTGGATCCCGAGCTGCGACCCGCCTTCCTGCCCCGCACCGGCTGA
- the egtD gene encoding L-histidine N(alpha)-methyltransferase, translating into MSQFDLSRLLPADYFSHALRHDVRHGLTASPKWLPPKWFYDARGSELFEEITRLPEYYPTRAEREILTARAGEIAALTKARTLVELGSGSSEKTRLLLDALRSLGTLGEYVPVDVSESALEGAGKALTTEYPDLAVRAVVSDFTQGLGFSADSPAPRLVAFLGGTLGNLLPAERAEFLSSLRAGLAPGDALLLGTDLVKDPAVLVAAYDDAAGVTAEFNKNVLQVLNRELRADFPADGFEHHALWDAEQEWIEMRLRAVAATTVRIQELGLTVEFAAGEELRTEVSAKFRRERVAEELAAAGLRLTQWWTDREGRFGLSLAEPV; encoded by the coding sequence GTGAGCCAGTTCGACCTCAGCCGGCTGCTGCCCGCCGACTACTTCAGCCACGCCCTGCGCCACGACGTACGGCACGGTCTGACGGCCAGCCCCAAGTGGCTGCCGCCCAAATGGTTCTACGACGCCCGGGGCAGCGAGCTGTTCGAGGAGATCACCCGGCTGCCCGAGTACTACCCGACCCGGGCCGAGCGGGAGATCCTCACCGCCCGGGCCGGTGAGATCGCCGCCCTCACCAAGGCCCGCACCCTGGTCGAGCTCGGCTCGGGCTCCTCTGAGAAGACCCGGCTGCTGCTGGACGCGCTGCGCTCGCTCGGCACCCTGGGCGAGTACGTGCCGGTGGACGTCAGCGAGAGCGCCCTGGAGGGCGCGGGCAAGGCCCTCACCACCGAGTACCCCGACCTCGCGGTGCGCGCCGTGGTCTCCGACTTCACCCAGGGCCTCGGCTTCTCCGCCGACTCCCCCGCCCCCCGCCTGGTGGCCTTCCTCGGCGGCACCCTGGGCAACCTGCTGCCCGCCGAGCGGGCCGAGTTCCTCAGCTCCCTGCGGGCCGGCCTCGCCCCCGGCGACGCCCTGCTGCTCGGCACCGACCTGGTCAAGGACCCGGCTGTGCTGGTCGCCGCGTACGACGACGCGGCCGGGGTGACGGCGGAGTTCAACAAGAACGTGCTCCAGGTGCTCAACCGCGAACTGCGGGCCGACTTCCCCGCCGACGGCTTCGAGCACCACGCGCTCTGGGACGCCGAGCAGGAGTGGATCGAGATGCGGCTGCGGGCCGTGGCGGCCACCACCGTGCGGATCCAGGAGCTGGGCCTGACCGTGGAGTTCGCGGCGGGCGAGGAGCTGCGCACCGAGGTCTCCGCCAAGTTCCGCCGCGAGCGGGTGGCCGAGGAGCTGGCCGCCGCCGGCCTGCGGCTCACCCAGTGGTGGACCGACCGGGAAGGACGATTCGGCCTCTCGCTGGCCGAGCCGGTGTAG
- the egtC gene encoding ergothioneine biosynthesis protein EgtC: MCRHLAYLGPEVTLGEMLVEPPYGLGRQAWAPRLQQYGTVNVDGFGVGWYADGAELPARYRRAGPLWADENFADLARVVRTRALLGHVRSATAGCAAGEAAVAPFTAGRWLFSHNGVLPGWPERLGALAAGLPPAELLDLPARTDSALVWGLVHHRLRAGAGPGEALAEVCAEIAKHTDARLNLLLIDGSSIAATAWGDTLCYRAEPGPGLVVASEPSDDAPGWRHLPDRSLLLATAERQTVRTLLP; the protein is encoded by the coding sequence ATGTGCCGTCATCTCGCTTATCTTGGGCCCGAGGTGACGCTTGGCGAGATGCTGGTCGAGCCGCCGTACGGGCTCGGGCGGCAGGCCTGGGCGCCCCGGCTCCAGCAGTACGGCACCGTCAACGTGGACGGCTTCGGGGTGGGGTGGTACGCCGACGGCGCGGAGCTGCCCGCCCGGTACCGGCGGGCCGGGCCGCTCTGGGCCGACGAGAACTTCGCCGACCTGGCCCGGGTGGTGCGCACCCGGGCCCTGCTGGGCCACGTCCGCTCGGCCACCGCCGGCTGCGCGGCGGGCGAGGCGGCGGTGGCGCCGTTCACCGCCGGCCGCTGGCTGTTCAGCCACAACGGCGTGCTGCCCGGCTGGCCCGAGCGGCTCGGCGCGCTGGCCGCCGGTCTACCGCCGGCCGAGCTGCTCGACCTGCCCGCCCGCACCGACTCGGCCCTGGTCTGGGGCCTGGTGCACCACCGGCTGCGGGCCGGGGCCGGGCCCGGCGAGGCGCTGGCGGAGGTCTGCGCCGAGATCGCCAAGCACACCGACGCCCGGCTCAACCTGCTGCTCATCGACGGCAGTTCGATCGCCGCCACCGCCTGGGGCGACACCCTCTGCTACCGCGCCGAGCCCGGCCCGGGCCTGGTCGTCGCCTCCGAACCGAGCGACGACGCCCCCGGCTGGCGCCACCTGCCCGACCGCAGCCTGCTGCTGGCCACCGCCGAGCGGCAGACCGTCCGCACGCTGCTGCCCTGA
- the egtB gene encoding ergothioneine biosynthesis protein EgtB, with the protein MTDTLGPVHADLGPEQLRERIADELLAARARTAALTDCVDDRDLTAQHSPLMSPLVWDLAHIGNQEELWLLRNIGGRDPMHPEIDPLYDAFEHPRAERPSLPLLPPAEARAYAHEVRGRVIDLLGASPLEGSPLLAAGFAFGMIAQHEQQHDETMLITHQLRQGPAALVAPAPPAHLEQLPAEVLVPAGPFTMGTDTEPWALDNERPAHRVDLPAYWLDTAPVSNGAYQRFIADGGYQEQRWWSPQGWAHRQQAGLTAPLYWHHDGGEWLRRRFGTVEPVPAEEPVLHVSWYEAEAYARWAGRRLPTEQEWEKAARHDPATGRSRRYPWGDQPPAEHHANLDQRHLQPAPVGSYPEGQSPYGARQLIGDVWEWTASDFLPYPGFRAWPYREYSEVFFGPEYKVLRGGCFAVAPVACRGTFRNWDYPIRRQIFAGFRTARDAEPS; encoded by the coding sequence ATGACCGACACCCTCGGCCCCGTCCACGCCGACCTCGGCCCGGAGCAGCTGCGCGAGCGGATCGCCGACGAGCTGCTGGCCGCCCGGGCCCGCACCGCCGCGCTCACCGACTGCGTGGACGACCGCGACCTCACCGCCCAGCACTCGCCGTTGATGTCGCCGCTGGTCTGGGACCTGGCGCACATCGGCAACCAGGAGGAGCTCTGGCTGCTGCGCAACATCGGCGGCCGCGACCCGATGCACCCCGAGATCGACCCGCTCTACGACGCCTTCGAGCACCCCCGGGCCGAGCGCCCCAGCCTGCCGCTGCTGCCGCCCGCCGAGGCCCGCGCCTACGCGCACGAGGTGCGCGGCCGGGTGATCGACCTGCTCGGCGCCAGCCCGCTGGAGGGCAGCCCGCTGCTGGCGGCCGGCTTCGCCTTCGGCATGATCGCCCAGCACGAGCAGCAGCACGACGAGACCATGCTGATCACCCACCAGCTCCGCCAGGGCCCGGCCGCCCTGGTCGCCCCCGCCCCGCCCGCCCACCTCGAGCAGCTGCCCGCCGAAGTCCTGGTGCCTGCGGGCCCGTTCACCATGGGCACCGACACCGAGCCCTGGGCGCTGGACAACGAGCGCCCGGCCCACCGGGTCGACCTGCCGGCCTACTGGCTGGACACCGCGCCGGTCAGCAACGGCGCCTACCAGCGGTTCATCGCCGACGGCGGCTACCAGGAGCAGCGCTGGTGGAGCCCGCAGGGCTGGGCCCACCGGCAGCAGGCCGGCCTCACCGCGCCGCTGTACTGGCACCACGACGGCGGCGAGTGGCTGCGCCGCCGGTTCGGCACCGTCGAGCCGGTGCCCGCCGAGGAGCCGGTGCTGCACGTGAGTTGGTACGAGGCCGAGGCGTACGCCCGCTGGGCCGGGCGCCGGCTGCCCACCGAGCAGGAGTGGGAGAAGGCCGCCCGGCACGACCCGGCCACCGGCCGCTCCCGCCGCTACCCCTGGGGCGACCAGCCGCCCGCCGAGCACCACGCCAACCTCGACCAGCGCCACCTCCAGCCGGCCCCGGTCGGCAGCTACCCCGAGGGCCAGTCCCCGTACGGCGCCCGGCAGTTGATCGGCGACGTCTGGGAGTGGACGGCCAGCGACTTCCTGCCGTACCCGGGCTTCCGGGCCTGGCCGTACCGGGAGTACTCCGAGGTGTTCTTCGGCCCCGAGTACAAGGTGCTGCGCGGCGGCTGCTTCGCCGTGGCACCGGTGGCCTGCCGGGGCACCTTCCGGAACTGGGACTACCCGATCCGGCGCCAGATCTTCGCCGGCTTCCGCACCGCGCGCGACGCGGAGCCGAGCTGA
- the egtA gene encoding ergothioneine biosynthesis glutamate--cysteine ligase EgtA — translation MTPLTESTAEDHLLGICFKIGPPRLTGVEAEWFIHDTRCPERAVAPERVAEALATLPLRPGSSEPQLPFGSRLTREPGGQVELSSPPATDPADCARGLLADQAALAAALATQDLRLTGTGTDPYPRERRMQLDLPRYRAMQRYFDRRGPWGRIMMCGTASVQVNLDAGTESGPQGLAARWELVHRLGPVLVAAFANSPLLDGKPTGHRSTRQLVWSRMDASRTLAPAALADPRAAWAQYVLDARVLCVRRPEGSPWTAPDGLTFRQWLRGAGDRPPLAADLDYHRTTLFPPVRPRGHLELRMIDAQPGDGWLAPLALTSALLDDPVAADAALAALAPLGHANGTRPPRTALWRRAAALALTDPELQRAALACFAIADQALARRPGAAELRTALGRFAERYPVRGRCPADDQLDALRTGADPLAPADPAPLSPEDAR, via the coding sequence GTGACGCCCCTGACGGAGTCGACCGCCGAGGACCATCTGCTCGGCATCTGCTTCAAGATCGGGCCGCCCCGCCTCACCGGGGTCGAGGCCGAGTGGTTCATCCACGACACCCGATGTCCCGAGCGGGCGGTGGCCCCGGAGCGGGTCGCCGAGGCGCTCGCCACCCTCCCGCTCCGCCCCGGCAGCAGCGAGCCGCAGCTGCCCTTCGGCTCCCGGCTCACCCGCGAACCCGGCGGGCAGGTCGAGCTCAGCTCCCCGCCCGCCACCGACCCCGCCGACTGCGCGCGGGGCCTGCTGGCCGACCAGGCCGCCCTGGCCGCCGCCCTCGCCACCCAGGACCTGCGCCTCACCGGCACCGGCACCGACCCGTACCCGCGCGAACGCCGGATGCAGCTCGACCTGCCGCGCTACCGGGCGATGCAGCGCTACTTCGACCGGCGCGGTCCCTGGGGCCGGATCATGATGTGCGGCACCGCCTCGGTGCAGGTCAACCTGGACGCGGGCACCGAGAGCGGCCCGCAGGGCCTGGCCGCGCGCTGGGAGCTGGTGCACCGGCTCGGCCCGGTGCTGGTCGCCGCCTTCGCCAACTCCCCGCTGCTCGACGGGAAGCCGACCGGCCACCGGTCCACCCGCCAGCTGGTCTGGTCCCGGATGGACGCCAGCCGCACCCTGGCCCCCGCAGCCCTGGCGGACCCGCGCGCGGCCTGGGCGCAGTACGTGCTGGACGCCCGGGTGCTCTGCGTGCGCCGCCCCGAGGGCAGCCCGTGGACGGCCCCGGACGGGCTGACCTTCCGCCAGTGGCTGCGCGGCGCGGGCGACCGGCCGCCGCTGGCCGCCGACCTGGACTACCACCGCACCACACTCTTCCCGCCCGTCCGCCCGCGCGGCCACCTGGAGCTGCGCATGATCGACGCCCAGCCCGGGGACGGCTGGCTGGCCCCGCTGGCCCTGACCTCCGCCCTGCTGGACGACCCGGTCGCCGCCGACGCGGCGCTGGCCGCGCTGGCCCCGCTCGGCCACGCCAACGGCACCCGGCCGCCGCGCACCGCCCTCTGGCGCCGCGCCGCCGCCCTCGCCCTCACCGACCCCGAACTGCAACGGGCCGCGCTGGCCTGCTTCGCGATCGCCGACCAGGCCCTCGCCCGCCGCCCCGGCGCCGCCGAACTGCGCACCGCGCTGGGCCGGTTCGCCGAGCGGTACCCCGTCCGGGGCCGCTGCCCGGCCGACGACCAGCTGGACGCCCTGCGCACCGGCGCCGACCCGCTCGCCCCGGCCGATCCGGCCCCGCTCTCCCCGGAGGACGCACGATGA
- a CDS encoding aminotransferase class I/II-fold pyridoxal phosphate-dependent enzyme, which yields MTPFDRSGTGSVKWARAGAGRIALGLADMDLPGPPEIGAALAARAGHPAYGYTVCDPGGRELVARWYRERHHVAVDPDWVLLLPFSARTALRLLLALVRPRGPVCAPTPDWGGFEQLCRVAGVAYRAVPMERDEAGYRLPVAAYAEAELVLLSNPHNPSGRVWRAEELRALAEQVAGRGGLLVSDEVHGDLTHPGTGLRHPVAVAVAGEAARHTVTLNSVGKTFNTSGIPSCFALVPDPGLRERLLTLMAGYGLWEGGLLPQLVQRAALEHGGPWLDALLARLVEHRELALAALGPAVLSRPEASYLLWLDAPALGLPAEGARELLLTEREVELSAGTDFGAAWGRCLRLNYALPTERLTAALTRLTQP from the coding sequence ATGACACCCTTCGACCGCAGTGGCACCGGCAGCGTCAAGTGGGCCCGGGCGGGCGCCGGGCGGATCGCGCTCGGGCTGGCCGACATGGACCTGCCCGGGCCACCGGAGATCGGCGCGGCGCTGGCCGCCCGGGCCGGGCACCCCGCGTACGGGTACACCGTCTGCGATCCGGGCGGCCGGGAGCTGGTGGCCCGCTGGTACCGGGAGCGGCACCACGTCGCGGTGGATCCGGACTGGGTGCTGCTGCTGCCGTTCAGCGCCCGCACCGCGCTGCGGCTGCTGCTCGCGCTGGTGCGGCCGCGCGGCCCGGTCTGCGCGCCGACCCCGGACTGGGGCGGGTTCGAGCAGCTCTGCCGGGTGGCCGGGGTGGCGTACCGGGCGGTGCCGATGGAGCGGGACGAGGCCGGGTACCGGCTGCCGGTGGCCGCGTACGCCGAGGCGGAGCTGGTGCTGCTGAGCAACCCGCACAACCCCTCCGGGCGGGTCTGGCGGGCCGAGGAGCTGCGCGCCCTGGCCGAGCAGGTGGCCGGGCGCGGCGGGCTGCTGGTCTCGGACGAGGTGCACGGCGACCTGACCCACCCCGGCACCGGGCTGCGCCACCCGGTGGCCGTGGCGGTGGCGGGCGAGGCGGCCCGGCACACCGTGACGCTCAACTCGGTGGGCAAGACCTTCAACACCTCCGGCATCCCGAGCTGCTTCGCCCTGGTGCCGGACCCGGGCCTGCGCGAGCGGCTGCTCACCCTGATGGCGGGCTACGGGCTCTGGGAGGGTGGGCTGCTGCCGCAGCTGGTGCAGCGGGCCGCGCTGGAGCACGGCGGGCCCTGGCTGGACGCGCTGCTGGCCCGGCTGGTCGAGCACCGGGAGCTGGCCCTGGCGGCGCTCGGCCCGGCGGTGCTCTCCCGGCCGGAGGCCTCGTACCTGCTCTGGCTGGACGCCCCCGCGCTGGGCCTGCCGGCCGAGGGAGCCCGGGAGCTGCTGCTCACCGAGCGTGAGGTGGAGCTCTCGGCGGGCACCGACTTCGGCGCCGCCTGGGGCCGCTGCCTGCGGCTCAACTACGCGCTGCCCACCGAGCGCCTGACGGCCGCGCTCACCCGATTGACCCAGCCCTGA
- a CDS encoding antibiotic biosynthesis monooxygenase, translated as MTDTSQAGGAVTLLVAHQVDEGYEATFEEWARGILAAAAAQPGNLRTGLLRPAGPAEPWQLVMHFKDAESFQAWQDSPERAERLGSIDGHHAIDRHELRGLEGWFVSAPTAAERGGPPRWKMAVAAAMAISPLTVSANLFLTPHLHMPVVLRSIILGCVLSSLMVYLMLPLVNGLLKPWLFPKDAKTAKNAKAPRGGKRARKH; from the coding sequence ATGACTGACACGTCGCAGGCCGGAGGTGCCGTCACCCTCCTGGTCGCGCACCAGGTGGACGAGGGCTACGAAGCCACCTTCGAGGAGTGGGCCCGCGGCATCCTGGCCGCCGCCGCCGCCCAGCCGGGCAACCTGCGCACCGGGCTGCTGCGCCCGGCCGGCCCGGCCGAGCCGTGGCAGCTGGTGATGCACTTCAAGGACGCCGAGTCCTTCCAGGCCTGGCAGGACTCGCCCGAGCGGGCCGAGCGGCTCGGCTCGATCGACGGGCACCACGCGATAGACCGGCACGAACTCCGCGGCCTGGAGGGCTGGTTCGTCAGTGCGCCGACCGCCGCCGAGCGCGGCGGCCCGCCGCGCTGGAAGATGGCGGTGGCCGCCGCGATGGCGATCAGCCCGCTCACCGTGAGCGCCAACCTCTTCCTCACCCCGCACCTGCACATGCCGGTGGTGCTCCGCTCGATCATCCTCGGCTGCGTGCTGAGCAGCCTGATGGTGTACCTCATGCTGCCGCTGGTCAACGGGCTGCTCAAGCCCTGGCTCTTTCCCAAGGACGCGAAGACCGCCAAGAACGCGAAGGCCCCGAGGGGCGGCAAGCGGGCCAGGAAGCACTGA
- a CDS encoding winged helix DNA-binding domain-containing protein has translation MTLAIDDDQRRARLARRHLLGPAHRAGSPEQVAEAVLVLHASDPATVFLSTAARSADAHVADLERALYRDRTLLRMHGMRRTLFVLPEDLAPLVHSSTTRKVAEKERRGLLSFLAEGGWDAAWLAEVERRTLAALAELGEANLKQLGDCVTELRESVLMSAGKPYEARQSVGSRLLTVLGMDGTVVRGRPVGGWTSGTHHWEPHEAPAHLPVAQAQAELARRWLASYGPATEADLKWWTGWGLREVRAALAACAAVPVELAAGPGWVLPEDVDPVEPPEPWAALLPALDPTAMGWQQRDFYLPTEHRAELFDRSGNIGPTVWWCGRIVGGWAQRPSGELAWEPLEQAGRAAEKAVTAELDRLRAWLGDSRVTPRFRTPLERRLVA, from the coding sequence ATGACCCTCGCGATCGACGACGACCAGCGCCGCGCCCGCCTGGCCCGCCGCCACCTGCTCGGCCCGGCCCACCGGGCGGGCTCGCCCGAGCAGGTGGCCGAGGCGGTGCTGGTGCTGCACGCGAGCGACCCGGCCACCGTCTTCCTCTCCACCGCCGCCCGCTCGGCCGACGCCCACGTGGCCGACCTGGAGCGGGCGCTCTACCGGGACCGCACCCTGCTGCGGATGCACGGCATGCGCCGCACCCTCTTCGTGCTGCCCGAGGACCTGGCCCCGCTGGTGCACTCCTCCACCACCCGCAAGGTGGCCGAGAAGGAGCGGCGCGGCCTGCTCTCCTTCCTCGCCGAGGGCGGCTGGGACGCCGCCTGGCTGGCCGAGGTCGAGCGCCGCACCCTCGCCGCCCTGGCCGAGCTCGGCGAGGCCAACCTCAAGCAACTCGGCGACTGCGTGACCGAGTTGCGCGAGAGCGTGCTGATGTCGGCGGGCAAGCCGTACGAGGCGCGGCAGAGCGTCGGCAGCCGGCTGCTGACGGTGCTGGGCATGGACGGCACCGTCGTCCGGGGGCGCCCGGTCGGCGGCTGGACCAGCGGCACCCACCACTGGGAGCCGCACGAGGCCCCGGCCCACCTGCCGGTGGCCCAGGCGCAGGCCGAGCTGGCCAGGCGCTGGCTGGCCTCGTACGGGCCGGCCACCGAGGCCGATCTGAAGTGGTGGACGGGCTGGGGCCTGCGCGAGGTGCGGGCCGCCCTGGCCGCCTGCGCGGCGGTGCCGGTGGAGCTCGCGGCCGGCCCCGGTTGGGTGCTGCCGGAGGACGTGGACCCCGTCGAGCCGCCGGAGCCCTGGGCGGCCCTGCTGCCCGCGCTCGACCCGACGGCGATGGGCTGGCAGCAGCGCGACTTCTACCTGCCCACCGAGCACCGGGCCGAACTCTTCGACCGCTCGGGCAACATCGGCCCGACCGTCTGGTGGTGCGGCCGGATCGTCGGCGGCTGGGCCCAGCGCCCGAGCGGCGAGCTGGCCTGGGAGCCGCTGGAGCAGGCAGGCCGGGCGGCCGAGAAGGCCGTCACGGCCGAACTCGACCGCCTGCGGGCGTGGTTGGGCGACAGCCGGGTGACCCCGAGGTTCCGCACCCCGCTGGAGCGCCGGCTGGTCGCCTGA